tgtgtgtgtgtgcttctatAGGCCAGGGACCAGAAGACTCAGGGAAACCTGCAGCTGGCCCACGAGTGTTCAGACAAGGCCAAGTGGTACAACATCCTGGCCGCCGGCTGGAACCTGCTGATTCCCCTTCTGGCCGTCGGCCTGCTCGTCCTCCTGCTCGTCCACCTCGGCACCTCCGAGGGCTCCTTCGACTTCTTTGGAGAGGATGGCTTCCAAAACTTTATGAAGCTGTTCAGCTGGTAGACGGACGGAGGCAAAGGgtcgagagaaaaaaaaacaacaaaaaaaaaacaacacacacacagatgggtcTCAAAGTGCACACTAACCAGGGTTATTGGATTCAGCAGATGAGGGCTGGCTTTATCGCTCCCAAATGTTTTTAGCCAATTTAAGTCGAGCCATGAAGGAAATCTATCTGAGGGGAAATCTGCTCAGCACTTAAAAATAATCCTAAGTGGTGAGAAAGAAAAGTTAGCCTTGGTTTGTGTATTACAAGAATGTCGCCTTTGACCAATAAAAGACTAAAACAGGACATTCAGAGAGTAAGAAATGGATAAAACAACAGATTTTAAAACTAATAATGAAAGTTTATGTCTTTCAGTTAAAGCAACACAACGGTGTGATACTTGTGGGCTAAAACTGATCCGAATATTTATTGTGAGGGCTGTTATCGATATTGGTGCATTCGTAATTTTAATATCAGTATTTAAAAAGGGAATTCACGGCCAGTAGA
Above is a genomic segment from Cyclopterus lumpus isolate fCycLum1 chromosome 6, fCycLum1.pri, whole genome shotgun sequence containing:
- the LOC117732746 gene encoding interferon-induced transmembrane protein 5-like, with protein sequence MDNHSYNFPSDCTPLTNCKSARKPAGSTVVNMDNTGKNPPRDYLVWSLCNTLYVNFCCLGFMALIYSIKARDQKTQGNLQLAHECSDKAKWYNILAAGWNLLIPLLAVGLLVLLLVHLGTSEGSFDFFGEDGFQNFMKLFSW